The genome window ACCTCCATCGTCTGTATCCTTTCATGATTCTAACAGGGCTATAATCTCCAGGTGCAGAAACGTCTGTTAAATAACTACCCGCTAACTGTTCAGGCAGAATGCTGGGGAGCTATCTATGTCATCTTTTTAGGCACTCGTTTTGCTAGATTGATTGCTCGTTTTAATAGTGCAATTATCTCTCAGAGGCACTTatgatgcatttcatttgactCGCCTGCTGAGTGTTGTTATCCTGAGTGACGTCCATCCAGATCTGACCAgcgttgttttgtttggagCCTGCATCGAAGGAGTGGTCCTCAGAGACAAGTCAGTACATCTGCTCTTGTATCTGATTGTATATATATTGATCCTGTTatgtgtgagaggaagagagtggtTATCAAGTTGTTATTCCACTGCAGGTTTGGAGACTCTGTTAAAGGGAATCTGGTGGTGGGGACCCTGGCGTGGCCCTCTCCCTGGGTCATTGTCATCGGGTCCTTCTTCTCAACATGCGGCGCTGGCCTCCAGTCGCTGACTGGCGCTCCCCGACTCCTGCAGGCGATCGCTAAGGACAACATCATCCCTTTCCTCCGGGTAAGAGCtgcaaacattcattttcattacagGGACTTCAGAGAGATGCTTATTTAAAGCCGGTTTATTCACACATGACCCGACCCAAAGTAGAAGGTACAACCCCGAGTCTGCTCTGAGATAAAGGTAGACTCGGCTTGGCTTACCGGTTTCTTTTTAGAGATCCTTTATTGCTTTGTTTAGGAAGAGGCTTCACCACTGTACAGATTTGAGAAACCAAACTTTGTAGCAAACTGAGtttctattttttgttgtttattgatgAATATTTGAAAGGCTGCTATTTTTAGTTAAACTGTTAGAAGTCAATCTTTTCTTGTAAAATACTCCTGTCTTTTATCTAAAAACCAGCAATCTGTTCATCTTCACAAATCCTGAAATTATAGTCTGACGTCAAAAGCAAATCAATATTTTAACTCTTTGTTGGTGGCAGGTTTTCGGCCATGGGAAGGCCAACGGGGAGCCGACCTGGGCCCTGCTGCTGACGGCCCTGATCGCTGAGCTTGGGATTCTCATCGCCTCGCTGGACCTGGTGGCTCCCATCCTCACAATGTATGTatatgacagctgtgtgtgtgtgtaaagtgtgtgtgtgtgtgtgtgcatggcaaGTATCTCactaattatttcttttttcatttcaggttCTTCCTGATGTGTTATCTGTTCGTGAACTTGGCCTGTGGTCTCCAGACCCTCCTGAGGACGCCCAACTGGAGGCCACGCTTCTCCTATTACCACTGGTACTaccacacacgcgcgcacacacacacacacacacacacacacacacacacagataaatactGACTTGTGCCTCTGGTGTGTCCAGGACCTTGTCATTTTTGGGGATGACGATCTGCCTGGCGCTCATGTTCATATCCTCTTGGTACTACGCaattgttgccatggtgatcgCCGGGATGATCTACAAGTACATTGAGTACCACGGGTACGTTGCCATGGAGATGCATTCTCCCTCACATGATAGTACATGTACAGCATGGTCAAGAGGTGgtgtgtgtaaaagtgtgtgtttagtgtctgtgtgtctgtttccagAGTCTATcactttggtgtgtgtgtgtgtgtgtgtgtgtgtgtgtgtgtctcaggggAGGTAACAGTAAATACCACAGagtgtattttttatgttttccatgcatctgtgtgtgtcagggcggAGAAAGAGTGGGGGGATGGGATCCGCGGTCTCTCGCTCAGCGCTGCCCGTTATGCCCTCCTGAGGTTGGAGGAGGGACCACCGCACACCAAAAACTGGAGGTACAGTCCTGAACAGTCCTGAACCCTGCTGACACAAAATTCATCATTACTGCACCTCAGCATACATGTCATTCACTACATAGAACTGCTTTACATCATCTGgatcatttttacatattataACATCGCCGTTTTGAGTGATTGCACTTCAACAAAATGCAGAATTTCTACTTACAGAAATCAGATGATAACTATGCTTATTGTGGTCATTTTTACACTGATAGAACCATTTTGAATGCACGTTCTGTTGGACCACTTGCAGTTATTCATTGTTGAAATCCACATCCATTAACCCACGCTCGTTCCTCTCCAGGCCCCAGGTGTTGGTCTTACTAAAACTGGACGAGGACGCCCACGTCAAGTCTCCTCGCCTGCTGACGTTTGCCAGCCAGCTGAAGGCGGGAAAGGGCCTGACCATCGTCGGCACGGTCGTCTCCGGCAACTTCCTACAGAGCTACGGAGAGGCCCTCGCCGCTGAGCAGGTGGGAACTATTGACTTGGtgttcctctttgtgtttcattgatTAGATGAAAGAACGAAATATTCTATGTTTCTTGTCTCCTGTTTCAGACTCTGAAACACCTGATGGATAAGGAGCGTGTGAAGGGCTTCTGTCAGTGCATCGTGGCTCAGAAGCCGCGGGAAGGCATCAGCCACATGATCCAGTCCAGCGGCCTGGGAGGAATGAAACCCAACACGGTGGTGATGGGCTGGCCTCACGCCTGGAGGCAGAGCGAGGACCCCCAGTCCTGGAAGACCTTCATCAGTGAGTCAAGCAAATCTAAAccacactctttttttcttttttctgtccctTATCTCAGAGGTTTTGGTTTCAGAGTTGGCAGACTAACAGcgccctctctcttccctccagaCACAGTGCGGGTGACCACAGCAGCTCACCTCGCCCTGCTGGTGCCCAAAAACATCTCTCTGTTCCCCAGCAACAGCGAGCCCTGCACCGAGGGCTACATCGACGTCTGGTGGATCGTCCATGACGGCGGGATGCTcatgctgctgcccttcttgCTGCGCCAACACAAGGTAAGAGCGCTTCTCCCCTTTTCTACGTTTTTTAGTCTGTTTTTAATTGTCTCTCCTGCATCGCTGCATCTCTAATCGCTTTGTCTGActgttctctcctcctcaggtgtGGCGTAAGTGTGGGATGCGAATCTTCACAGTGGCTCAGATGGAGGATAATTCCATCCAGATGAAGAAGGATCTGGCAACCTTCCTCTATCACCTACGCATCGAGGCTGAGGTGGAAGTGGTTGAGATGGTACGCTGCTCACACTGAGgacatttttacttgttttgATTGTGAAATATTATCAGCATGATCATTACCAGTTGGGTCGGTTTGTTCTAGAGATTATGAAGCAGAAAATAGATTTATGACTATTAGATTTCCAGCAAAGTGTATTGTTTCAGTGCactaatgtcattttaaatgataaaaaactgttaaatgttcttttcaaGACATTTCAAACATCCTCACATCACTCACAAACAAATTCCTTAACAGTTATCTAACAGTGTAACTCTCCTCGTCTCTGTCATCGTTTTcttatctcttcctctctctcgccTCCTCTCAGCACGACAGCGACATCAGCGCCTACACCTACGAGCGGACCCTGATGATGGAGCAGAGGTCTCAGATGCTCAGACAGATGCGACTCTCTAAATCCGACCGGGAACGAGAGGTAATCCTTGCTCTGACTGTGCGTGTGAAGCCAGGGCGTAGATTTGCTTATGGACAGCCAAGACAGTAACTAGATCACTGAATTGTCTCCACCAACAGTTTTCTGCTACACGTCTTTAGCAATGACCTTACCTCGTCTGCTTTGTTTGTGATTGTCGTGCATCATTTTATCAGGGAAACCCtggtagcagcagcagtaggcAGGAGGCAGGTGGAGCTACAAGGTCTCAGGTGAGGTCAGTGGTTATGGGCAGCTGTGAGTTGATGAGTTTTAGTGTAAACTGTAGAGGCTATTTAAACTTAGTTgaatagagagaaaaaagcaaaagcacacTGTCTTTTTGTAAAACTGTTAGAAAGTGATTTACTGTATTGTGGAAATCTTATTGTTGTCTCAgatttaatataaaaaatatatgttgtgATAttgactattattattattattattattattattattattattattattattattattattattatgcccCTGTTTTGGGCAAATTATTCAAGTTGACAAatgatggaaaagatgtttccGTATATTGGCTTTAAgatattttgtttctttcatgatttccacattaaacacaaagttaaaaaGGGGGTTTTAGACTTCACTAGATCTACTCATAACCAAAGATCAAGTTATGTGAGAGGAACATTTGATACGCGTCTGAGAGCAGGATGATTATTTGGGCTAGGAGTTTAATAGGAataaagatttcttttttttttactctatttGATGAGTTTTAGTAGGAACACCGTCTCTGTTCAGTTTCATTGTTAAAGTTCATGTCATGTCCTTCCACCTCTGGTCTCCTCAGCGGGTACGCTGGAGTTTTGATGACGTAAGTTTACCGGTTAAACGGTAGTGAAGCGTCGGCAGTCTGATGTAGAGCAGTTTAGACGTAGTGGCCATAGATCAGTGAACACCTCCTGAGTCCttcagagaaagacacaaagtCTGGATGGTTTGAGTCGGCCTGTAAACTCCCGGTGCTCATTTATCAATCTGTTCGATTCACCAGTACAACGACATGGCTGCTACAAACCATCCAGTAATCTGGTGATTTATAttcatgattcattttcattttatcatttcttttaatttctaTCATTCTTACTtgaaatgttcagtttcagCACTTTATCTGAAGGATTCaataatttaatacatttagttCACAAAGTTGTCATACATGCTGATCTGAGTCAaatgtgcgttttttttttttgttctttattttttactaaACAATCTTTTCTCTGAAtggactgattttaaaaagagcaGTGAAGACAGTTCACTGCTGTTATTGGCTCTCCATCCActattcttcttcctctttcttctaCTACTTACTTCTGCTACTGCTTCTTCTTCgtctactttttttcttttttccctcaggttctcctttcttcttctacatCTTCCtgtgcttcttcctcttcttcgtcagcttctcctctttcttcatctcttcctcgttcttttttctttttctcttttccttcaactcctcttcctcagtttcttctccttcacctcatTCGTCataatcttcttcttcttcttcttcttcttcttcttcttcttcttcttcttcttcttcttcttcttcttcttcttctccttctccttctcgcTGCTCACTTCTGAGTCTCAGTAGCCATTTGACTCTGGTCTCTCCAGGAAAGAGGCACTAATGTCGTTGTGTCCCTGTAGTTAACCTGCTAGAGTATCTCCAGCCTGTGTTATTTATTAGCAGGTTAGGTGACCTTGTGTTGTCTGTAGGTGTATCTTTCCCCCAGGTTCAGGAATACTGGAGTCCTCAGCTCAAACACCTCCaaaggaaacacagacagacaggtacaaagggacagacagaaagagagagagagagagagacaggaggatggatggatagatagatagaaaactttatttatccccgAGGGGAATAAGTCATCATAGCAGCAGTACAAATAGAATCAAACTGTAAGGAAAGAGTCGGGGAAGGGAGAGCAGCGAGAGGGAGGCATGGAATAATCTTGTGAAACGgtttgagatgagatgagaaacaACGTGTTCGTGTCTCTGTATCGTATCAGGCCCAGCTGGTGAAAGACCGCAACTCCATGCTGCGGCTGACGAGCATCGGCTCGGACGACGACGACGACACCGACGGCGGTGAGCGAGACAGGCCTGCGAGCGGCGGAGGCGGCAGCTCCGAGCATCACCGTCGAGTTCAGATGACCTGGACCAAAGAGAAGACCTCGCAGTACCGAGCCACGCACTCCGGCTGCTCCACACCCGAAGGCTTCAGAGACATGCTGAGCATCAGGCCGTGAGTGGAGACAATCGATTCAGAGCGGCGTTCTCTGCCATCGTGGTTAATTTTCTGTTAAACGTGTCTCGCTTTTCTTCAGGGACCACTCCAACGTCAGGAGGATGCACACCGCCGTCAAGCTCAACGAGGTCATCGTCAACAAATCCCACGACGCCCGACTCGTCCTCCTCAACATGCCGGGACCCCCCAGGAACCCCGACGGAGATGAAAACTGTATCCTCAACACTGAGAGTTCTACATTTTCACTTATTCCACCAGATTAGAGAGTCATTTCAGCACGTTTGAGTCTTCCTCAATCCTGCATTgtttctaatggccagcagggggaaACTCCACCGGTTGAAGAAAGAAGTCAGATCATATGTGTTCTGATGAGAAAACTGATTAATGACCACAGTAAACAatttcctgatgagtttatggtctcaatctctagtttcaagtcttcttcaacacagctagatgttcatttagtaaattatggtcccatttagagtaaaatagatgatTAAAAGGGTATGATTGTTctcaggttctcagtcagatccaatcaagGAACCTAcaaaagaaggaagggtcaATATGTCACTTAATCTcactttggtgccagactgtggtgaccGTGGTATTGAAGTCTGtgggagatgcatggagaaacacactcaAACCCAACATGCCGCACAGAACAACATGTCAATAAGAAAATCCTGGAGGCATttcccatagacttcaatacagctaACCCCACGGTCTGGCATCAAAGAAAGTATGGGTGACATAATGACCCttccttaattttttttgtttttaggctCCTCCCCAGATCCTCCTTCTGACCAAAAATGGTTAGTTATGGatgaaaaaacaagatggtgacTGTCAGAATATCAAGCTCGAGGCTTCAAAATGGTCGTCCACAAACCAACAGGTGATGTTACGTTGAGTTTACACGTATACatagttttgtttctgtgctggTCGAGTTTTCATTCCCAACGTCGTACGATCCTTAACTTCCCGACCAGACATGGAGTTCCTCGAGGTTCTGACCGAAGGGCTGGAGCGCGTCCTGCTggtcagaggtggaggaagtgaaGTCATCACCATCTACTCCTGATTGGACGAACAGAGAAAGCGATAAAGAGGCAACCGATCACGCAGAAGTGAAGCGAAGGGAGACTTGAGGGAAGAACCCTGTGAGCTCTGGGGGACATGGGCTCCTAAAAAGAGAGAGACCGTCATTGGCTGCAGCGTCAGTCATCACGCCCGACACGCACCCCCCCACAGCCCTTTTCCTCTCATCTTTACACTTTTCTGTCATGACAAGAGTTTCCATTCCACTACTGTCAAGCTACAGAAATGCCAACACAATTCCAcgaacaagcaaaaacaaactagCGCGATTAactgtatgcgtgtgtgtgtttgtgtgtgtttgtgtgtgagagtcatCCACCTGAAGGAGGTTTGGTTTTGTTGGAGAAAGGGACCAGTGttgtgtcaggtgtgtttggggCGGTGGACCAGCGAATGAGAAGATTTTGTGAGGCGTCCCAGAAAACGGAGCGTTCGTTCCACTGACGAGACTCAGGGTTGCTTTTTGTACAGAATGAATCGTGGAAGCAGATGTGAGTGTTTTGAGAGTCGGCTGAATGTCTgaactgagtgtgtttttgttttttttcctcctttatgTTTACTCCAATTCTACGTTTAAAAACTGGAACATTAACACCTCGAGTTTGAAACCCGCTCGGTGGTTCATTTGAGGAAAATCTGCAAGTTTTTGTGCCGAGATCAAAGGAAGAATTACGGTTATCATGTAAGTGCATATCAGTCCTGGTTTCCGTTCTTACCTCAGAATTTGTTTTATCAATGGTGAAGTTCAAAGTTGAGTGACACTCAATTAGTTACAAattcttctgtttgtctgaacTTGCTGCTATTTCTCAGAATCTTCTCCCCTGTGTGGAGGCCCATTTTAACCAGCTAAAGTAAACAAAGCATAAAGGAGAAGTTAGTcgtgataaaataaaactgcacaaacattttaattattatcaCTGATTCTCTAAATTTGGATTTATCTCATGATTTTGATGATAAATTTCACCTCCAAAGTTAAAatgttggattttattttttctttattattattagagaGTAcgtaaaaacaaaagtgcttACTTGGTtagttccattttttttttagatagttttattatttaaggTTTATAAGAAAAGTCGACTATTTGATGGAATTTCTAGATTTAAACATACCAAGTCAAACTTCTGCGATAAATCaaaattatttgattaaagtCTCTCtgtcaaaatgacaattttgtatattttgacTTTCTAGGGCAAAATTATTGATAAATCTCTTTCTTGATGATTTCCCTAAAATGATGGGACAGTTGTGTAAAAAGTATAAGATTGAAAGTCAAAATTGTGACTTACAACGCctttaattataattattagaGTAATTTTGACTGACTCAGGTCAAATTTAAGACATTAAAGGTCCactgataagaaaaaaaggctaATAATTAGACAACATTTCTGGATTTTGACATACAAAGTCAAGGAAATTAAAAGGGAAGAAAGACACATGACTTATCTCGGCAAAATGATTATAGATAATGTCAAAAAGATTGAAATTATGAGCAAATACATTAGAAGTTTTATGTAAAAAGTTAATTATTTTACTTGAATCACTCATACCTtcatcataataatgatgataataattataataataataataataatgaaaaattgtaattttttaCTCAAATGGATAAAAGGTCACATTTAAGTATCTCTAATTTTTACAAAGTCACCATCTTTGTATCTTTTCTTGGtagaaatgggcttccatacaCCCGCTGCTCCACAATCTGCCGCTAACAAATGACGGAAATGATTTACAATTAAAGCAACACATATCGTTATCTGCAGACAATGTGAAACACGGGCAGTGCGCTCTGCTGTCATGAAGAGAGGGCGGCTGTCTCTATGCACCACATTTAACGCATTTGTGATGTCAATGGAGATCCGCTGCTGATGAGGAAACTGTCGGCGGTCGTCTTCTCTGTGTCGTGCCATAAACTGGCCCCGTGTTGGACTGCATGTGAGGAGTCACGTTAGTGTTAGAGACTGGAAAGATTGTAAGAATTTGAAAGTCAGTATTGTTAGACGCACTCGAGAGAACCACTGCACTGCATGCTGTCAGATGTCACTttgaaagaagtgtgtgtgtgtgtgtgtgtgtgtgtgtgtgtgtgcgcatcgTATGAATGACTGTATCTGGTGTTCTCCATTCCTTCTGATGAGAATACCGGCTCCTCTGTGTGGTGTGAGCTCGTGCCCTGAAACTCTTCACCTCATCATACACCCGAACTAAACCTGCAGACATCCTGCTTTACGTGtgtctgaaagagagagagtgtgtgtgtgtgtgtgtgtgtgtgtttgtgtgtgagcttgtTGCTAAGGTACGGAGCTGTAATCTAGAGGTGTTTGATTCcacattttatgctttttgttctttttcttttttctttttttttttacagtgttatcGTGCAGGGATTCTTTTACGTTCATTGTTATTTCCTAAACATTGTGTTCTTGCTTGtacataaagacaaaaaaagatcccaagttttatctttttttaattacattaatataaaaaaaaggaatcataAAAAactttgcttgaaaaattacgggaataaataaagcaattttGAAGGAAAAGTTACAATATTTGTGATCCTTTTTGTTTAAAcgcatgtctgtttttgttggctGATAATTGGTATTATCATTTATTAGTAATTATTATCAGGACACTTGGATTAATAATATCCAATTGTTTTGATAAATACTCACATTTATAAGGCTAGATTGTGATTAATTTAACAGCTGTTGCAGTTATTTATGCTGTGATTGACTCGATTACTTTGATTATCAAAatcttgtatttatttgttgatCAGCTTATTGATAAATCACTAAAAGAGACTAAGTTAATTGTATTTGAGGCCACTTTTTACATACAGTGAGAGCATGATGGAAAATGGCGACCCATATTTTTAAGGTAACACTAAATAACTATATTAAAGTTCATCAAAAAGCACAAAGGGCAGATTTTCATGATAAAAACATAATGGCTGTCTAATTGTAATGTTCATCGCTGAAAGTAGCTTAtcaagtattttaaaaataacacttttagCAAACtacagaaatgtaataatatcaTCAGGGAAACAATTGTATGTTGCTTCATTTGTTAATTTAgtatgataattattattatactattTTGAATTCTAACCTTTTATTCATAAATACAAATGGTGTTTCAGTcaaaaattatattaaaatatatctgCCTTTTATTTTGGAACGACGACGTCTCTTCTCTGCGTGATGAGGTCACTTCCACTTGTACGTACAATCCGGAAGCCGGTCCCCTGTTGTGATATTTGAGGAAATCAATTCTGGGCGAAGTTCACTTGCAAAAgtgggacaaaaaaacaaaaaagcaaaacattgaTCAGGTTTTCGGGGGTGAGCATGGAGGTAAGAGTGGTTAGCTTTAGAAACTTTTGTCATAATAAAAGGATCACATTTGTCTTCGTGTGATGATCCACTTGTACACACGATCTTTGGTTGTCACAAACACAACGATGGCCCCGTGAGGAGCGGATCACCCGGCTGTCACAAGCGTTAGTCCTTAATTAAATCCGTTAATTTAACCTCACCTcgtctttttctgtttaatcaCCTATACTTAGAGATTTTGGGTCAAACAAATCCCTCCTGGTGCTTAATTTAAAAACTCATACGCTTAAGTAAAGTGTTAAAATCATTCACTCGGCACTGGAAGTCTTAATACAGACGTTAAATATAACTCTccacatgttttaaatgttatcgTGTTATcggtaaatgttttatttaagaaATAAATGTCCCTGCGCTTCGCAAGAGGATTTCAATGGACCGAACCATTGGAGAGAACAGGGGGTTAAACAAACCGTTAAAAAGCTAAAACTACTGAAATTTAATTATTAAAACGTTTAAATAATCGATTTGTTGATTTAATTATGTGTCTTTGGCAGATACACTCCATGttagaattttatttttactgtttaaGCTACAAAAATCATCAGTGCGAAGTTGTGTCATTATCGGCTGGATCCATGTTAAAGACCATGACAGGCAGCTTCCTGtcgctttcaaaataaaaccaggaATCAGCAGATCTTTCAATGTTACGtaatttttaatatatatatatatatatatatatatatatatatatatatatatatatatatatatatatatatatatatatatatatatattaaagagTTATAGTTATAGTTTCATATTTAGTTGTTTCATATCATTTAGTTTCATATTTAGTCGGACAATTTACAACGATGTAAAACGTAACGTTAAGAGTAAGACCAGCTGATGTTTTACAGGTGATGGGAATGTAACAACCGTGGATAGGAACAAATACAGCTAAATTTGCTGTGATGAGAAAGATACAAGAATTGTGTCTGTACGACTACAGAGACAAACATAAGAGTTATGAATAATGTACTATAATTAATGTACAATTAAATACTGTGTAGTACAGGCAAACCTGTATtgtaaactttaaaacatttgttttctataTCGTGTATATATATGACCTCAAACATATTTACGTATATACCGCAAATTCGTGTTACTCATTTGTCAACATATGCACCAAATTATGTGTTCAGCTAAATGTGTCCAATAGTGTagtttttctggctttattttgaaatctccatCCCTCAACATCCGGCGCTAGCCTCGATTAGCTTGACTCTTTCCGGTGATCCCATCCGTCAGGGATCCGTGGCGCCGGATCCATTGAGCAGCCTGGCCCGGGCCAACACGAAGCGATAACGGGGACTCGGCCAGCCTCCCTTCCCTGTCAGACACCTTGAGCACGATCATTGTCGTTTTCGGGGACCTCTCGAGCGGCGCCGATACATTAATTTAGCCGCGTTTAGCTAGCTAGCCGCGGCCGTTGGTTGAATGTAACGTTTGAGGTCCGACAGACAAACGGGCGCCAGGCTGCTCGTGAAGTGAGGAGCACTGCAGCCTTGCGTCAAAGCCAGCTAAAGCTAAACCGTGGTAGGACAAGTCAGCAGTAAAAGACCGGCACCAGCCACGTTACCTCGgtagccagccagccagccaaccagccagcaGACAGGTTATTTTTGGCACGGTTTGCCTTCGTGCACATGCTCCGCTTTAGTCGCGTATGCTAGCCCAGCCAACATCTGTCAGCGTTAGCCCCTTACAATAGAAATATCGTTCAGGTTAACTAACGCTGACTCCATTCACTAGCTACAGCTGACACCACTTAAACCACGCATCTTTAAACtcagatttagaaaaaaaagattataaaaaGGTAGGAAATTTCCTGTCAACTGCGTAACAACGTGATTTGAAGAGGGGGCCTCATAGCTAACATATGAGGCCCAGCTGAAAAGATGGACCTGAATTTTTATTCGGATTTGACGGACGGTACCGGGCAGCACGACGGGGACCCAGAGTTCCTGGACCCGCAGTCGTTCAATGGATTTGACTCTGACAACAAGGTGACTCCATCTCACGAAGTGGGACAGATGGAGACGATGTCAAATTCATGCAtttgggtttgtttatttaaactgaagaagaaggggggggggaagccTGTCAGTAAACGCATCACAATGTGTAGATATAACCCAGTTCTCTTTTAAAGTCaaaaaaggaagatgaagaagaaaaacctcTAACAGTATCTTCCCCTAACTTGTGCTCCTTTATGTTCCAGTTCCCTGGAGGAAGTGACAACTACCTGACGATATCTGGGTCCAGCcaccccttcctctcctcctcagaggtAAGTTAGGCCTTCACACCCACAACACATGACATTAGAATTTCTCCCAGACAggtctttttgttttactgctctggagcccccccccctttttttcttttactgtggACAGATGTTTTCGGCTTACAACCATGCAGAATCACATCTGTAGCGATGCACATTGGAGTCACAGAGCTAACGCTGCATTCAAGTCACATCTGAGTTTCCAACTCGTAGGTGGTGTTTGAttaaaaggggcactgtgtggtTCGGGAGAGTAAATTCAAGAGGAAATGATACAAAGTCTTTCCATaagtgaaaaaacaagctgttctcaggggaagGTAATGAATAAACGTACGGTTTTGAACCGCCACAGTTCCCGGTGGTAAGAGGAAACACATATTAAAGGGGGAACAGAATTTGACACAACATCGGAGCGCTCCACTGAGTGAATGCCCGTTAACGCTTGTTTTATCTCTCGCCTCCAACACCAGCGGGGTTCTTTCTCTTCACACATCTACTCCAGTCATTCCACCGTCACCTGGGGATGGTGACCGGGTAAAACGATGCCACTTCCTGTCTCGGTTGCACAAACAGAAGACACACTTCCTTTGTGCCGTAATTTGACCGTTGATTTCAGGGAACAATCCGGCCTGGTGTCAGGACAAATAGCCTAGTGAAGGAGAGGTTTATAGGAACCAACctgacacctgaacacacccAGAAAGTCCTCGGCAATGCTGAGAGTAACCTTCATCCGAGTGATCAGTTCAGACATCACCAGCTGTTTGATGCTTAGCTCTGTGACTCGAATGTTGAGGCGCCAAATCGGCATCAACCATgttcatctttttaatttttctttcagCATACATAATGATAAAAGATGCCATTACAAGT of Acanthopagrus latus isolate v.2019 chromosome 10, fAcaLat1.1, whole genome shotgun sequence contains these proteins:
- the LOC119027141 gene encoding solute carrier family 12 member 6-like isoform X1; translation: MASVRFTVTPTKAEDLPGLSDTSPDISSRSGARVRFGSRESVNRSDPLSEVSGGGTAGGGGDTPEHSSVDQGDGNSKISSVYINNTHGVDDDDFYDRNLALFEEEMDTRPKVSSLLNRLANYTNLTQGAKEHEEAESIGEKKKASKSPQMGTFMGVYLPCLQNIFGVILFLRLTWVVGNAGVLQGLCIVFICCCCTMLTAISMSAIATNGVVPAGGAYFMISRSLGPEFGGAVGLCFYLGTTFAGAMYILGAIEILLMYIAPKAAIFESKHPEGEGAAMLNNMRVYGSICLLLMSLLVFVGVKYVNKLASIFLACVIVSIVSIYVGALVSAFKPPQFPVCMLGNRTISGHEIDDNKCAKFIQLQIKEPERVETNFTITNENGTVGPTFDPSPVPALVNETTSIWKLFCEGPELNASCDKYFNSNTFSEIAGIPGLASGVISENLWSAYLSKGDVVEKGSLESSLDAHPASTHQPYVFADITTSFTLLVGIFFPSVTGIMAGSNRSGDLKDAQRSIPIGTILAILTTSIVYLTSVVLFGACIEGVVLRDKFGDSVKGNLVVGTLAWPSPWVIVIGSFFSTCGAGLQSLTGAPRLLQAIAKDNIIPFLRVFGHGKANGEPTWALLLTALIAELGILIASLDLVAPILTMFFLMCYLFVNLACGLQTLLRTPNWRPRFSYYHWTLSFLGMTICLALMFISSWYYAIVAMVIAGMIYKYIEYHGAEKEWGDGIRGLSLSAARYALLRLEEGPPHTKNWRPQVLVLLKLDEDAHVKSPRLLTFASQLKAGKGLTIVGTVVSGNFLQSYGEALAAEQTLKHLMDKERVKGFCQCIVAQKPREGISHMIQSSGLGGMKPNTVVMGWPHAWRQSEDPQSWKTFINTVRVTTAAHLALLVPKNISLFPSNSEPCTEGYIDVWWIVHDGGMLMLLPFLLRQHKVWRKCGMRIFTVAQMEDNSIQMKKDLATFLYHLRIEAEVEVVEMHDSDISAYTYERTLMMEQRSQMLRQMRLSKSDREREGNPGSSSSRQEAGGATRSQVYLSPRFRNTGVLSSNTSKGNTDRQAQLVKDRNSMLRLTSIGSDDDDDTDGGERDRPASGGGGSSEHHRRVQMTWTKEKTSQYRATHSGCSTPEGFRDMLSIRPDHSNVRRMHTAVKLNEVIVNKSHDARLVLLNMPGPPRNPDGDENYMEFLEVLTEGLERVLLVRGGGSEVITIYS